AAATATCATAGAACCGAAAAAACCTAGAATACAGACTACGCTCGTAACAGTCTTTCTATTAAAATGAAACTTATCTATCAATGCAGAGTTAAAAGCCTCAACAATTGATATAGAAGACGATATTCCGGCAACACAAAGTGTTAAGAAAAATAGAAAACCAAATAGTTGAGGTAGAAACGGCAATAGACTTATAGCTTGAGGGTACACTACAAATGCCAGCCCTATAGACTCTTTTACGACCTCATTAAATCCTACTCCGGTTTGATTGGCCATATAGCCTATAGTGGCAAAAACAGCGAGACCAGCAAAAAAAGAAAAGATAGAATTTAATCCGGCTATGCAATAAGAGTTTAATACTATGTCAGATTTTTTGGACAGATAAGACCCATACGTTATCATTATTCCAAAACCGAGACTTAAGGTGAAGAATATCTGCGAGAAAGCCTCTATCCAGACCCGAGGTTCTCCAAGAAGAGAGAAATCTGGCTTAAGGTATACCCTTAAACCTTCTAAAGCACCGGGCAGCTTTATACTCCAAAAAACAAGAACAGCTGTTAAGAAGAATAGTAGAGGCATAAATATCTTGTTCGCCCTCTCTATTCCCTTCTCGATACCTAAAAAAACAATTATCCAATTTATAAACCACACAAAAGCAAGCGCTATCAATATCCCGAATCTGATATTACCTATCTGAAACGGACCTTTGGTAACACCTAGAAACTGTTTGAAAAAGAAGCTATTAGGATCTGAGCCCCACTTTAGATCTAAAGAATACAAAAGATAATTAAAGCACCAGGAGATTATCACAGAATAGTAGAGAACTATTCCAAACATTACAAATATTACCGACCACCATCCTAACCATTCCCATCTGCGATTTATCTTTGCCAAGCTCATCGGAGCTGAGCCTCTCATCTTATGCCCGACCCCAATCTCAAGAATCATCAACGGTATACCTACAACTAAAAGAGCTATGAAGTAAGGGACTAAAAATGCTCCGCCGCCGTTCTTGTAGCAGAGATAGGAGAACCTCCAGATATTACCAAGACCTACTGCTGAACCTAGGGCTGCAAGTAGAAAACCTGTTCTGCTCTTCCACTGAGGGCGATGGGGTTGCATATATTCATTTTCCATTCCAAAAAAATAAGATCATGCAATGACTAGCAACTCTTTTGCGCAAGAAGCTCAGCGATCTGAACTGCATTTAAAGCAGCTCCTTTTTTTAGGTTGTCGGATACAACCCAAAGCCAGATTCCGCTCTCAACTGTAGAATCTTTTCTTATCCTACCTACAAAGGTATCATCTGAACCCGCTGCATAAAGAGGCATTGGGTAGCTATTATTAGATACATCGTCGATAACCTTTACCCCTGGAGCATTACTTAGCAATTCTCTTATCGCATCAGGGTCTGCTTTTTTCTCCAACTCAATATTTATCGCCTCACTATGAGATATTAAGATAGGGACTCTTACGCATGTTGCAGTTACAGAGAGATCTCCATGCATAATCTTATTTGTCTCATTAACCATCTTCAGCTCTTCTTTGGTATATCCATTTTCTGAGAAAGTATCTATATGAGGAAAGAGGTTAAATGCAATCTGAGAAGGCAAAACCCTATTCTCTAAATCCACCTTGGTCTCACCACTCTCTGCAATCTTAGCCATCTCTTTCCAGAGTTGATCTACTGCCTCCTTACCCCATCCAGATACAGACTGATAAGTAGAGACAACAACTCTTTTAATCTTAAAATTATCGTGTATTGGCTTAAGTACTACAACCATCTGTATAGTAGAGCAGTTAGGGTTAGCAATTATACCTTTATGCCTAAAAGCATCTTCTGGATTTACCTCGGGCACAACTAGAGGAACCTCGTCATCCATTCTAAAAGCTGAGGAATTATCTATAACAACCGCTCCCCTCTTAGCAGCTTCAGGTGCAATCTCTAAGCTAACGGATGAACCAGCAGAGAAGAGAGCATAATCTATATCTGAGAAAACATCGGGTTCAAGAAGCTCGACTTTTATTTTTCTACCTTTAAATTCAATCTCTTTACCAATAGAACGCTCAGAGGCCAGAGGAAGCAGCTTCTTAATCGGAAAATCCCTCTCCTCTAAGACTTTAAGCATCTCCCTGCCAACTACTCCAGTCGCCCCGCATACAGCTACATTATATTCTTTCATAATAGAATTTTATTAACTTATTTTATCGTTTAAGATACGCTCAGCTACCATATCGCCTACTTCAGTAGTAGAGTAACCCATTCTACCGGCTGAGAGGCTTTTTAATTTGTTAGCTGTAATATCCATAACCGCATCTTCAATCTTTAAAGCTGCGTCTTCCTCTCCAATGGTATCCAGCATCATAGCCCCTGCAGAGATAGCAGCAAGAGGATTAATAACATTTTGACCTGTATACTTGGGGGCAGAGCCACCGATTGGTTCAAACATTGAAACCCCTTCCGGATTGATATTGCCTCCAGCTGCAATACCCATACCACCCTGAATCATAGCCCCTAAATCAGTGATAATATCTCCAAACATATTATCAGTTACAATGACATCAAACCATTCTGGGTTCTTGATCATCCACATGCAAGTTGCATCTACATGAGCATAATCAGTAGTAATATCAGTATACTCTTTAGCTACTTCATTAAAAGCTCTCTCCCAGAGATCAAAAGCATAAGTTAAAACATTGGTTTTTCCACAGAGAGTAAGCTTTTTATTCTTATTTCTCTTCTTGGTATATTCAAATGCATACCTAAGGCATCTCTCGACTCCAAATCTAGTATTTACAGACTCTTGAATTGCTACCTCTTTATCCGTGCCTTTCTTTAAGAAGCCACCGCAGCCGGTATAGAGCCCTTCGGTATTCTCCCGCACAACAACAAAGTCTATCTCCTCTGGGCCTTTATCTTTAATTGGAGTCCAGACACCAGGATATAGCTTCACAGGTCTTAAGTTAATATATTGATCCAACGCAAATCTAGCTTTTAATAGAATTCCCTTTTCAAGAATTCCAGGAGCAACATCAGGATGGCCAATCGCGCCTAAATAGATTGCATCATAGCCTTTCAGCTCTTCAATTGCAGAGTCTGGAAGTATCTCTCCGGTCTTTAAGTACCTATCTCCTCCAAAATCATAATCATTAAAATTGAATTTGATATCATACTTTGAACCTACCGCCTTTAAAACCTTCAACCCCTCTCTTACAACCTCAGGTCCCGTTCCATCACCAGCTATAACAGCAATATTATATGACTTTAAATCTTCTCTGCCCATCTCATCAAACCTCCTGCTTTTATAATTCTCTGTAAAAATTCAGGATAACTCTGAAAAGAGAGATCCTCTCTTGTAGTTAAATTGCTTATACTGCCGCCTAAAAAATCTATCTCTATTAAATCTTTGTCTTTAAATCTATTTACAGAATCAATCTCTATTATAGGCAATCCTATATTTATCGAGTTCCTATAAAATATTCTGGCAAAAGAAGAGGCAATCACAGCAGCTACACCTGCACCTTTAATAGCCAGAGGTGCGTGTTCGCGAGATGACCCAGAACCAAAGTTCTTGCCCCCCACTATAATATCTCCACTCTTAACCTCAGAGGGAAAGCCTTTCTTAATACCCCCAAGACAGTTCAACCCTAGCTCTTTTGCATCTGTTGTAACAAGATATCTTGCAGGGATTATTAAATCCGTATCAATATCGTTACCAAATCTCCAAACTCGACCTTTTATCTTCATGATTGGCCTATTCTAAATGAAAAAAAACTTATTTTCAATAGTTAAAAGAACAGCTACAATAAAAAACATGGCCAATACAGTTAGAATAAATCATAAGATATCCTCTCTGCTTAAAAAAAATAATCTTACTATATCATCTGCTGAATCATGCACAGGCGGTCTTCTAGCAAGTAGACTTACTAATATAGCCGGCAGTTCTTCTTATTTTAAAACAGGATTTATTACTTATAATATAGAATCAAAATTAAAATATCTGAAGATAGATAAAAATACGATCAGCAGCTACGGATCTGTAAGTAAGGAATGCGCTAAAGAGATGGCAGATAATGTAAAGTCTTTGACGAATAGTGAGATAGGCATAGCTACAACCGGAATACTGGGCCCCAAAACAATGGAAAATAGATCTAAAGGAGAAGTATATATAGCGCTATCACTGCCGAATAAATCCACCGTTAAAAAATTGAGATTAAATGGCAGTAGAATTACAATTAAAAAAGAGGCAGTAACCCAGGCACTGCAACTGTTATACCAAGAGCTATGTCAGCTTTAAGAACTTTTATAGCCATTGAGATAGACGATAAAACTCGAACTATAATATCTAATATCCAAAACAGCTTTAAAAAATCCAAAGCAGACATTAGGCTCATAGCTCCAGACAACATTCATATAACACTAATCTTTATAGGTAATATCGAAGCAACCAAGGTTGACGAAATAAGAAAAGAGCTTCAAAATCTTATCTCAAGTACTAAAGTTTTTAAAATATTACCCAAGGACATAGGGTGCTTTCCAAACACAAAAAATCCCAAGATACTATGGATAGGTATAAAAGATGGAGCAGAAAAACTAATAGAACTAAACAAAAAAATAAAATTACTGCTTGATGGCTGCAAAATTACAACGGATGACAGAGATTTTCACCCTCATATAACTATCGGACGAGTAAAATCATCCAATAATATAGATGCTTTAAAAGCGACGCTGTTGAATTTTTCCGAACAAAGTTTCCAGCAGATAGCCGTAGAGAGGATCTCTCTTATCAAAAGTAATCTTACCCCAGCCGGCCCTCAATATAAAACAATAACAAGATGGGAGCTATCTAAGAATAAGTAAAATAATCCAGAATAGTGCTCAGGGTATGCTTCAGATCTTTTCTATGAACTATTGAATCTATCAAGCCGTGTTCAAGGAGAAACTCTGAAGTCTGAAAACCGGCAGGCAGCTTCTGCCTAATGGTCTGCTCAATAACCCTTGGGCCTGTAAAACCTATTAAAGCTTTAGGCTCAGCAATCAAAATGTCTCCCAAAGTTGCAAAGCTAGCAAGGACACCAGCCATAGTAGGATTGGTCAAAATAGAAATATAGGGAATATTTGACTCTTTTAATCTCGATAGGGCTGCTGATGTCTTAGCCATCTGCATCAAAGAAAACAGCCCTTCCTGCATCCTGGCCCCTCCGCCGGAACCTGATATAATAATAGCCGGGATCTTAGAATCCAGAGCCTCTTCAACAAGGCGAGTAATTTTTTCTCCTAAAACGCAGCCCATGGAGCCCATCATAAAACGAGAATCGGTAACTCCTAACATTATATCTATTCCATCAATTTTAGCTCTGCCTGTAACAGCAGCATCGCATAGCCCAGTCTTCTCTCTCTCTCTCTTTAATTTATCTTCGTAAGACTTAGGGCCCTGAAAATTTAAAATATCGGTTGAAAAGATAGCCCTATCTATCTCTTTAAAGCTTCCCTTGTCGGCTATAAGTTTTATCCTCTCATCAGCATTGAGTGTAAAATGGTAATCGCAGCGAATGCAGACTTT
This genomic stretch from Candidatus Kaelpia aquatica harbors:
- a CDS encoding sodium-dependent transporter, which produces MENEYMQPHRPQWKSRTGFLLAALGSAVGLGNIWRFSYLCYKNGGGAFLVPYFIALLVVGIPLMILEIGVGHKMRGSAPMSLAKINRRWEWLGWWSVIFVMFGIVLYYSVIISWCFNYLLYSLDLKWGSDPNSFFFKQFLGVTKGPFQIGNIRFGILIALAFVWFINWIIVFLGIEKGIERANKIFMPLLFFLTAVLVFWSIKLPGALEGLRVYLKPDFSLLGEPRVWIEAFSQIFFTLSLGFGIMITYGSYLSKKSDIVLNSYCIAGLNSIFSFFAGLAVFATIGYMANQTGVGFNEVVKESIGLAFVVYPQAISLLPFLPQLFGFLFFLTLCVAGISSSISIVEAFNSALIDKFHFNRKTVTSVVCILGFFGSMIFATGGGLFWIDIVDHFLSHYGLIMVGILQTILVAWVYKASKLREHINNVSDLKIGAWWDGAVKYVVPGVLLILFFNDLSYEILNPYEGYSSVALLLIGRDWLLYTLFAALIFAMRPWRRDIHFDKE
- a CDS encoding aspartate-semialdehyde dehydrogenase, which produces MKEYNVAVCGATGVVGREMLKVLEERDFPIKKLLPLASERSIGKEIEFKGRKIKVELLEPDVFSDIDYALFSAGSSVSLEIAPEAAKRGAVVIDNSSAFRMDDEVPLVVPEVNPEDAFRHKGIIANPNCSTIQMVVVLKPIHDNFKIKRVVVSTYQSVSGWGKEAVDQLWKEMAKIAESGETKVDLENRVLPSQIAFNLFPHIDTFSENGYTKEELKMVNETNKIMHGDLSVTATCVRVPILISHSEAINIELEKKADPDAIRELLSNAPGVKVIDDVSNNSYPMPLYAAGSDDTFVGRIRKDSTVESGIWLWVVSDNLKKGAALNAVQIAELLAQKSC
- a CDS encoding 3-isopropylmalate dehydrogenase, which produces MGREDLKSYNIAVIAGDGTGPEVVREGLKVLKAVGSKYDIKFNFNDYDFGGDRYLKTGEILPDSAIEELKGYDAIYLGAIGHPDVAPGILEKGILLKARFALDQYINLRPVKLYPGVWTPIKDKGPEEIDFVVVRENTEGLYTGCGGFLKKGTDKEVAIQESVNTRFGVERCLRYAFEYTKKRNKNKKLTLCGKTNVLTYAFDLWERAFNEVAKEYTDITTDYAHVDATCMWMIKNPEWFDVIVTDNMFGDIITDLGAMIQGGMGIAAGGNINPEGVSMFEPIGGSAPKYTGQNVINPLAAISAGAMMLDTIGEEDAALKIEDAVMDITANKLKSLSAGRMGYSTTEVGDMVAERILNDKIS
- a CDS encoding 3-isopropylmalate dehydratase small subunit — encoded protein: MKIKGRVWRFGNDIDTDLIIPARYLVTTDAKELGLNCLGGIKKGFPSEVKSGDIIVGGKNFGSGSSREHAPLAIKGAGVAAVIASSFARIFYRNSINIGLPIIEIDSVNRFKDKDLIEIDFLGGSISNLTTREDLSFQSYPEFLQRIIKAGGLMRWAEKI
- a CDS encoding nicotinamide-nucleotide amidohydrolase family protein, with amino-acid sequence MKKNLFSIVKRTATIKNMANTVRINHKISSLLKKNNLTISSAESCTGGLLASRLTNIAGSSSYFKTGFITYNIESKLKYLKIDKNTISSYGSVSKECAKEMADNVKSLTNSEIGIATTGILGPKTMENRSKGEVYIALSLPNKSTVKKLRLNGSRITIKKEAVTQALQLLYQELCQL
- the thpR gene encoding RNA 2',3'-cyclic phosphodiesterase, which produces MSALRTFIAIEIDDKTRTIISNIQNSFKKSKADIRLIAPDNIHITLIFIGNIEATKVDEIRKELQNLISSTKVFKILPKDIGCFPNTKNPKILWIGIKDGAEKLIELNKKIKLLLDGCKITTDDRDFHPHITIGRVKSSNNIDALKATLLNFSEQSFQQIAVERISLIKSNLTPAGPQYKTITRWELSKNK
- the accD gene encoding acetyl-CoA carboxylase, carboxyltransferase subunit beta — encoded protein: MSFWGKPKYTLVRIARKKDIPAGLWSKCPSCGEILFKKKIEDNLKVCIRCDYHFTLNADERIKLIADKGSFKEIDRAIFSTDILNFQGPKSYEDKLKREREKTGLCDAAVTGRAKIDGIDIMLGVTDSRFMMGSMGCVLGEKITRLVEEALDSKIPAIIISGSGGGARMQEGLFSLMQMAKTSAALSRLKESNIPYISILTNPTMAGVLASFATLGDILIAEPKALIGFTGPRVIEQTIRQKLPAGFQTSEFLLEHGLIDSIVHRKDLKHTLSTILDYFTYS